Proteins encoded by one window of Azospirillum brasilense:
- a CDS encoding Tim44 domain-containing protein yields the protein MTQNTRSPRTVSRTPARAFGAVALALAVALTAGTADARAGKSSSVGSRGSRTYEAPAQTNTAPRAAPMERSAAPAQTPGAQQPGMQQPGMASPAAAQRGGFFSRGGFMPALMGGLIGAGIAGMLFGGGFLDGLGSFAGILGFILQILLVVFLVRLAMRFFRNRSAGTARPAGMGAPSTAYAGPNPGAMNREAVDARSNPLGGGARGGAAAGPASSGRPGVRRDDVGIGPADYQAFEQTLVAVQTAYGNEDLMALRNAVTPEMASYFTEELAANHNRGVVNRLSDVRLLQGDLAEAWREGNAEYATVAMRFSLTDVTVDRASNRVVEGDPNRPVEATEIWTFTRPRGGRWVLSAIQQAG from the coding sequence ATGACCCAGAACACGCGATCCCCCCGCACCGTTTCCCGCACTCCGGCCCGCGCCTTCGGCGCCGTCGCTCTGGCGCTGGCCGTGGCGCTGACCGCCGGCACCGCCGATGCCCGCGCCGGCAAGAGCAGCTCTGTCGGCAGCCGCGGCTCGCGCACCTACGAGGCGCCGGCCCAGACCAACACCGCGCCGCGCGCCGCCCCGATGGAGCGCTCGGCCGCTCCGGCCCAGACCCCGGGCGCGCAGCAGCCGGGCATGCAGCAGCCGGGCATGGCGTCCCCGGCGGCGGCGCAGCGCGGCGGCTTCTTCTCGCGCGGCGGCTTCATGCCGGCGCTGATGGGCGGCCTGATCGGCGCCGGCATCGCCGGCATGCTGTTCGGCGGCGGCTTCCTCGACGGGCTGGGCAGCTTCGCGGGCATCCTGGGCTTCATCCTCCAGATCCTGCTGGTCGTCTTCCTGGTCCGTCTGGCCATGCGCTTCTTCCGCAACCGCTCGGCGGGCACGGCGCGGCCGGCGGGCATGGGCGCTCCCAGCACCGCCTATGCCGGTCCGAATCCGGGCGCCATGAACCGCGAGGCGGTGGACGCGCGCTCGAACCCGCTGGGTGGTGGCGCCCGCGGTGGTGCGGCGGCGGGTCCGGCTTCTTCCGGCCGTCCGGGCGTGCGCCGTGACGATGTGGGCATCGGCCCGGCCGACTATCAGGCGTTCGAGCAGACGCTGGTCGCGGTCCAGACCGCCTACGGCAACGAGGACCTGATGGCCCTGCGCAACGCCGTGACGCCGGAGATGGCCTCCTACTTCACCGAGGAACTGGCGGCCAACCACAACCGCGGCGTGGTCAACCGCCTGTCCGACGTCCGCCTGCTCCAGGGCGACCTGGCCGAGGCGTGGCGCGAGGGCAACGCGGAATACGCCACCGTGGCGATGCGCTTCTCGCTGACCGACGTGACGGTGGACCGCGCGAGCAACCGCGTGGTCGAGGGCGACCCGAACCGTCCGGTCGAAGCCACGGAAATCTGGACCTTCACCCGTCCGCGCGGCGGGCGCTGGGTCCTGTCGGCGATCCAACAGGCCGGCTGA
- a CDS encoding DUF4112 domain-containing protein, whose amino-acid sequence MSDIRTRPAPATTLSGVATAPPVISIDLDRLERLRRLTRLMDTRWRVPGTRIPFGLDGIAALVPVAGSTATTVVAAYIIMEAARFDLPKSLIARMIANMAVDWAGGSVPVVGALFDIGFKANRRNLNLLLEHLENRLAAAA is encoded by the coding sequence ATGAGCGACATCCGCACGCGTCCCGCGCCCGCCACCACCCTCTCGGGCGTCGCCACGGCGCCGCCGGTCATCTCCATCGATCTGGATCGGCTGGAACGGTTGCGACGGCTGACCCGGCTGATGGACACGCGCTGGCGCGTTCCCGGCACCCGCATCCCCTTCGGACTGGACGGCATCGCCGCTCTGGTCCCGGTCGCCGGCAGCACGGCGACCACCGTGGTGGCCGCCTACATCATCATGGAGGCCGCCCGCTTCGACCTTCCGAAAAGCCTGATCGCCCGGATGATCGCCAACATGGCGGTGGATTGGGCCGGCGGCTCGGTCCCGGTGGTCGGCGCCCTCTTCGACATCGGCTTCAAGGCGAACCGCCGCAACCTGAACCTGCTGCTGGAGCATCTGGAGAACCGGCTGGCCGCAGCCGCCTGA
- the hemN gene encoding oxygen-independent coproporphyrinogen III oxidase, translating into MNAISPVACATAAPTAPLNAALLAKYDGLRVPRYTSYPTAPHFTAAVGAERYAGWLAELDTAAHTGSLYLHVPFCAKMCWYCGCHTKIVARYAPIAEYLGHLRREIGMVADRIPGRLRVRHIHFGGGTPTMMAPDDFESLIALLRARYDVTADAEIAVEIDPRTLTREMAEALGRAGVNRASLGVQDFDAAVQAAINRIQPREQTEQALEWLRANGIRHINLDLMYGLPGQSVESVARSAEIALTMAPDRLSVFGYAHVPWMKAHQKKIDESALAGTLGRWEQFAAIAGVLTDAGFQPIGLDHFARPDDELAVQQSEGRLSRNFQGYTTDDAEVLLGFGASSIGALPQGYVQNAVPFDQYAQAVEAGQFPTGKGLTLTADDRLRRDLIVRLMCDLSVDVGAVAEAHGLAAGTFDADLEAMADLVADGVAVVEGRRVHVPEPARPLMRIVAARFDTYLSTGAGKHSRAV; encoded by the coding sequence ATGAACGCGATCTCCCCCGTGGCCTGCGCCACCGCCGCCCCGACCGCCCCGCTGAACGCCGCCCTGCTCGCCAAGTACGACGGGCTGCGGGTGCCCCGCTACACCAGCTACCCGACGGCGCCGCACTTCACCGCCGCCGTGGGGGCGGAGCGCTACGCGGGCTGGCTGGCGGAGCTGGACACGGCGGCGCACACGGGGTCGCTGTACCTGCACGTCCCCTTCTGCGCGAAGATGTGCTGGTACTGCGGCTGCCACACCAAGATCGTCGCCCGCTACGCCCCCATCGCCGAGTATCTCGGCCACCTCCGGCGCGAGATCGGCATGGTCGCCGACCGCATTCCCGGACGGCTGCGGGTGCGGCACATCCATTTCGGCGGCGGCACCCCGACCATGATGGCGCCGGACGACTTCGAATCGCTGATCGCCCTGCTGCGCGCGCGCTACGACGTGACGGCGGACGCGGAGATCGCGGTGGAGATCGACCCGCGCACCCTGACCCGCGAGATGGCCGAGGCGCTGGGCCGCGCCGGGGTCAACCGCGCCTCGCTCGGCGTGCAGGACTTCGACGCTGCGGTGCAGGCCGCCATCAACCGCATCCAGCCGCGGGAGCAGACCGAACAGGCGCTGGAGTGGCTGCGCGCCAACGGCATCCGCCACATCAACCTCGACCTGATGTACGGCCTGCCCGGCCAGTCGGTGGAAAGCGTCGCGCGCTCCGCGGAGATCGCCCTGACCATGGCGCCGGACCGGCTGTCGGTCTTCGGCTACGCCCATGTGCCGTGGATGAAGGCGCACCAGAAGAAGATCGACGAGTCGGCGCTCGCCGGCACGCTCGGCCGGTGGGAACAGTTCGCGGCCATCGCCGGGGTGCTCACCGACGCCGGCTTCCAGCCCATCGGCCTCGACCATTTCGCCCGGCCCGACGACGAACTGGCCGTGCAGCAGAGCGAGGGGCGGCTCAGCCGCAATTTCCAGGGCTACACGACCGACGACGCGGAGGTGCTTCTGGGCTTCGGCGCCTCCTCCATCGGGGCTCTGCCGCAGGGCTATGTGCAGAACGCGGTTCCCTTCGACCAGTACGCCCAGGCCGTCGAGGCCGGACAATTCCCGACCGGCAAGGGGCTGACGCTGACCGCCGACGACCGGCTGCGCCGCGACCTGATCGTGCGGCTGATGTGCGACCTGTCGGTGGACGTCGGCGCGGTGGCCGAGGCCCACGGGCTGGCCGCCGGGACCTTCGACGCCGACCTGGAGGCCATGGCCGATCTGGTGGCCGACGGGGTCGCCGTGGTGGAGGGCCGCCGCGTCCATGTGCCGGAGCCGGCCCGCCCGCTGATGCGCATCGTCGCCGCGCGCTTCGACACCTACCTGTCCACCGGCGCCGGGAAGCACAGCCGCGCGGTGTGA
- a CDS encoding glutathione S-transferase family protein translates to MITLYTFASPNGQKASILLEELGLTYKVHKVDLVAGEGRQPDYLAVSPIGKIPAVVEDLPGGKKRRLFGSGAILLHYAERTGRLLPEDEDERAEALSWLMLGVSDLGPSGLSKFRFAVMAPEKIPYAIDYFKGELQRIHAAMEERLGGSDYLAGGAYSIADIACFPFVAVAAKAEGNVLDRYPNLKRWHAAVAERPAVKRGMAVPE, encoded by the coding sequence ATGATCACGCTCTACACCTTCGCCTCGCCGAACGGGCAAAAGGCTTCGATCCTGCTGGAAGAGCTGGGTCTCACCTACAAGGTCCACAAGGTCGACCTCGTGGCCGGCGAAGGCCGTCAGCCCGACTATCTGGCGGTCAGCCCGATCGGCAAGATTCCTGCCGTCGTCGAGGATCTGCCTGGCGGCAAGAAGCGCCGCCTGTTCGGGTCGGGGGCCATCCTGCTGCACTACGCGGAGCGCACCGGCCGCCTGCTGCCCGAGGACGAGGACGAGCGGGCGGAGGCGCTGAGCTGGCTGATGCTGGGCGTCAGCGACCTCGGCCCCTCGGGCTTGAGCAAGTTCCGCTTCGCCGTCATGGCGCCGGAGAAGATCCCCTACGCCATCGACTATTTCAAAGGCGAGCTGCAGCGCATCCACGCCGCGATGGAGGAACGCCTGGGCGGGTCGGACTATCTGGCCGGCGGCGCCTACTCCATCGCCGACATCGCCTGTTTCCCCTTCGTGGCCGTGGCCGCCAAGGCGGAGGGCAACGTGCTGGACCGCTACCCCAACCTGAAGCGCTGGCACGCCGCGGTCGCCGAGCGCCCGGCGGTCAAGCGCGGCATGGCGGTGCCGGAGTGA
- a CDS encoding protease complex subunit PrcB family protein produces MTRPTAALLALAVALPLLGACQTAPDGAEPQALLPTDADPGTYWQGDRSQAYERAYVVARNPQEWNDLWARVGEAAPGPLPGDRMAAAVFLGPRDTGGYGVSIVSARAVGGDVVVGYRERVPGPAQAVAQMQTSPYAVRLIPMAAGAAKFQREK; encoded by the coding sequence ATGACCCGCCCGACCGCCGCGCTCCTCGCCCTCGCCGTCGCGCTTCCCCTTCTCGGCGCCTGCCAGACCGCCCCGGACGGGGCGGAGCCGCAGGCCCTGCTCCCCACCGACGCCGATCCCGGCACCTATTGGCAGGGCGACCGCAGCCAGGCCTACGAGCGCGCCTATGTGGTCGCCCGCAACCCGCAGGAATGGAACGATCTCTGGGCCCGCGTCGGCGAGGCCGCGCCGGGTCCCCTGCCCGGCGACCGCATGGCCGCGGCGGTCTTCCTCGGCCCGCGCGACACCGGCGGCTACGGCGTCTCCATCGTCAGCGCGCGGGCGGTGGGCGGCGATGTGGTCGTCGGCTACCGCGAGCGGGTTCCGGGTCCGGCCCAGGCGGTGGCGCAGATGCAGACCAGCCCCTACGCGGTGCGGCTGATCCCGATGGCGGCGGGCGCGGCGAAGTTCCAAAGGGAAAAGTGA
- a CDS encoding ABC transporter permease, giving the protein MRAGRFLRRFARHRLAVVSALLLLVLTVAAAAAPWVEHWLGVESTGISLLDRFGPPSALHPLGTDELGRDVLVRLLYGGRVSLFVGVAAALASAVIGTGIGLLAGYFGGRLDDLLMRVTDGLIALPLLPLLIVLGAIDLTRLGIPPEVAGSEDASLLRIVVLVALFGWTTVARLVRGATLSARRRDYVRAAVAMGAGSRRIMLAHILPNVAAPAVVATTLTVGNVILLESVLSFLGLGIQPPLPSWGNMLTNAQELVGTAPLLAVWPGLLIFLTVIAVNLLGDGLQDALDPRVVGKR; this is encoded by the coding sequence GTGAGGGCCGGGCGCTTCCTGCGGCGCTTCGCCCGCCACCGGCTGGCGGTGGTCAGCGCCCTGCTGCTGCTGGTGCTGACCGTCGCCGCGGCGGCCGCACCCTGGGTGGAACACTGGCTGGGGGTGGAGTCCACGGGCATCAGCCTGCTCGACCGCTTCGGCCCGCCCTCCGCCCTGCACCCGCTGGGCACCGACGAGCTGGGGCGCGACGTGCTGGTGCGGCTACTCTATGGCGGGCGGGTGTCGCTGTTCGTGGGCGTGGCGGCGGCGCTGGCCTCCGCCGTCATCGGCACGGGGATCGGGCTGCTGGCCGGCTATTTCGGCGGGCGGCTCGACGATCTGCTGATGCGGGTCACCGACGGGCTGATCGCCTTGCCGCTGCTGCCGCTGCTGATCGTGCTGGGCGCCATCGACCTGACGCGGCTGGGCATCCCGCCGGAGGTGGCGGGATCGGAGGACGCCAGCCTGCTGCGCATCGTCGTTCTGGTGGCGCTGTTCGGCTGGACGACGGTGGCGCGTCTGGTGCGCGGGGCCACCCTGTCGGCGCGGCGGCGCGACTATGTGCGGGCGGCGGTGGCGATGGGGGCGGGCAGCCGCCGCATCATGCTGGCCCACATCCTGCCGAACGTCGCCGCCCCCGCCGTGGTGGCGACGACGCTCACGGTCGGCAACGTGATCCTGCTGGAGTCGGTGCTGAGCTTCCTCGGGCTGGGCATCCAGCCGCCGCTGCCCTCCTGGGGCAACATGCTGACCAACGCGCAGGAGTTGGTGGGAACCGCGCCGCTGCTGGCGGTGTGGCCGGGGTTGTTGATCTTCCTGACGGTGATCGCCGTCAACCTGCTGGGCGACGGGCTGCAGGACGCGCTGGACCCGCGGGTGGTGGGGAAGCGGTAG
- a CDS encoding ABC transporter permease encodes MTRFLASRLLQALAVLLLMSFVITVLMTLMPGDPVDMMLAGNPRATPADAARLKALYGLDKPLLERYGHWLQAALAGDFGFSRLYAQPVLTILLPRLGNTLLLLGAAMALTLAVALPLGVYAARRPYGWADNAINLFCFAGISVPAFWLALLLILLFAVELQWLPASGLGPVGGEGWWERLPYLVLPVASLTLASIGGYTRYVRAAMMGELRQDYVRTARAKGLGEGRVVWRHALRNATIPIVTIVALEFGALFSGALVTETMFAWPGMGKLIYDSIMGNDLNVALVALLFATLTTLAGNLLADAAYAGLDPRISFKGDGA; translated from the coding sequence ATGACCCGCTTCCTCGCCTCCCGGCTGCTCCAGGCGCTGGCCGTCCTGCTGCTGATGAGCTTCGTCATCACCGTCCTGATGACGCTGATGCCGGGCGACCCGGTGGACATGATGCTGGCCGGCAACCCGCGCGCCACGCCCGCCGACGCGGCGCGGCTGAAGGCGCTCTACGGCCTCGACAAGCCCCTGCTGGAGCGCTACGGACACTGGCTCCAGGCGGCGCTGGCGGGGGATTTCGGCTTCTCGCGGCTCTACGCGCAGCCGGTGCTGACGATCCTGCTGCCGCGGCTGGGCAACACGCTGCTTCTGCTCGGCGCGGCGATGGCGCTGACCCTGGCGGTGGCGCTGCCGCTCGGCGTCTACGCGGCGCGGCGGCCCTATGGCTGGGCGGACAACGCCATCAACCTGTTCTGCTTCGCCGGCATCTCCGTTCCGGCTTTCTGGCTGGCGCTGCTTCTGATCCTGCTCTTCGCGGTGGAGCTGCAATGGCTGCCCGCCTCCGGCCTCGGTCCGGTGGGCGGGGAGGGCTGGTGGGAGCGGCTGCCCTACCTCGTGCTGCCGGTGGCCTCGCTGACGCTGGCGAGCATCGGCGGTTACACGCGCTACGTCCGTGCCGCGATGATGGGGGAGCTTCGCCAGGATTACGTCCGCACCGCCCGCGCCAAGGGGCTGGGGGAGGGGCGGGTGGTCTGGCGCCACGCGCTGCGCAACGCGACCATCCCCATCGTGACCATCGTGGCGCTGGAGTTCGGCGCCCTCTTCTCCGGCGCGCTGGTGACCGAGACGATGTTCGCCTGGCCGGGCATGGGCAAGCTGATCTACGACAGCATCATGGGCAACGACCTGAACGTGGCGCTGGTGGCGCTGCTGTTCGCCACGCTGACGACGCTGGCCGGCAACCTGCTGGCCGACGCCGCCTACGCCGGGCTGGACCCGCGCATCTCCTTCAAGGGGGACGGGGCGTGA
- a CDS encoding peptide ABC transporter substrate-binding protein, whose amino-acid sequence MAAFTLAAALAAAPMGSPAFAAKDELVIGMTQFPSNWHPSMEAMMAKSYVLSMARRPFTAYDADWRLTCLLCTELPALDKGTAEVETRPDGKKGIKVTYTINPKATWGDGTPVTTEDVLFTWTVGKHPQSGYSNFDLFARDIVAIDAKDERTFTIHRDKAVCSYAEINDFEILPAHLERAVFEADPATYRNRSKYETDTTNPGLWFGPYRIAQVEPGSHVVLEPNPTWWGAKPAFKRVIVKSIENTAALEANLLAGQVDMVPGETGLPLDQVLAFEKRHGSRYNVFYKPGLFFEHIELNLDNPALADLRVRRALLHAIDREAISKQLYGGRQPVAHNEISPLDRVHAPGYPIYAFDPALAAKLLDEAGWSERRAGVRHNAKGERLSLEIMTTAGNRSREVLQQVLQAQWRQAGVEVRIVNEPARVLFGDTLEKRRFKSMVLFSWISAPENIPRTILHSSMIPTEANNWAGQNYTGYRNPEMDKVLEDLEHVCEPDANRALWAKLQTLYAQDLPNLPLFFRADPFILPSWLEGVVPTGHLDSSTLWIETWKAKE is encoded by the coding sequence TTGGCCGCTTTCACCCTGGCCGCCGCTCTGGCCGCCGCCCCGATGGGTTCGCCCGCTTTCGCGGCGAAGGACGAGCTGGTGATCGGCATGACCCAGTTCCCGTCCAACTGGCACCCCTCCATGGAAGCGATGATGGCGAAGAGCTACGTCCTGTCCATGGCGCGCCGGCCCTTCACCGCCTACGACGCCGACTGGCGCCTGACCTGCCTGCTCTGCACCGAGCTGCCGGCGCTGGACAAGGGCACCGCGGAGGTCGAGACGCGACCCGACGGCAAGAAGGGCATCAAGGTCACCTACACCATCAACCCCAAGGCGACCTGGGGCGACGGCACGCCGGTGACGACCGAGGACGTGCTGTTCACCTGGACGGTCGGCAAGCACCCGCAGAGCGGCTACAGCAACTTCGACCTGTTCGCGCGCGACATCGTGGCGATCGACGCGAAGGACGAGCGCACCTTCACAATCCACCGCGACAAGGCGGTGTGCAGCTACGCCGAGATCAACGACTTCGAGATCCTGCCCGCCCATCTGGAGCGCGCGGTGTTCGAGGCCGACCCGGCGACCTACCGCAACCGCTCCAAGTATGAGACCGACACGACGAACCCCGGCCTGTGGTTCGGCCCCTACCGCATCGCCCAGGTCGAGCCGGGCAGCCATGTGGTGCTGGAGCCCAACCCGACCTGGTGGGGCGCGAAGCCGGCCTTCAAGCGGGTGATCGTGAAGTCCATCGAGAACACCGCCGCGCTGGAAGCCAACCTGCTGGCCGGGCAGGTCGACATGGTGCCGGGGGAGACCGGCCTGCCGCTCGACCAGGTGCTCGCCTTCGAGAAGCGGCACGGCAGCCGCTACAACGTCTTCTACAAGCCCGGCCTGTTCTTCGAGCATATCGAGCTGAACCTCGACAACCCGGCGCTGGCCGACTTGCGGGTGCGCCGGGCGCTGCTCCACGCCATCGACCGCGAGGCGATCTCCAAGCAGCTCTACGGCGGGCGGCAGCCGGTCGCCCACAACGAGATCAGCCCGCTCGACCGCGTGCACGCGCCGGGCTACCCGATCTACGCCTTCGACCCGGCGCTGGCGGCCAAGCTGCTGGACGAGGCGGGCTGGAGCGAGCGGCGCGCCGGGGTGCGCCACAACGCCAAGGGGGAGCGGCTGTCGCTGGAGATCATGACGACCGCCGGCAACCGCTCCCGCGAGGTGCTGCAACAGGTGCTCCAGGCGCAGTGGCGGCAGGCGGGGGTGGAGGTGCGCATCGTCAACGAGCCGGCCCGCGTCCTGTTCGGCGACACGCTGGAGAAGCGCCGCTTCAAGTCGATGGTGCTGTTCTCCTGGATCAGCGCGCCGGAGAACATCCCGCGCACCATCCTGCATTCCAGCATGATCCCGACGGAGGCCAACAACTGGGCGGGCCAGAACTACACCGGCTACCGGAACCCGGAGATGGACAAGGTCCTGGAGGACCTGGAGCATGTCTGCGAGCCCGACGCCAACCGCGCGCTGTGGGCGAAGCTGCAGACTCTCTACGCCCAGGACCTGCCGAACCTGCCGCTGTTCTTCCGCGCCGACCCGTTCATCCTGCCGTCCTGGCTGGAGGGCGTGGTGCCGACCGGGCATCTGGATTCCAGCACGCTGTGGATCGAGACGTGGAAGGCGAAGGAGTGA
- a CDS encoding enoyl-CoA hydratase-related protein: MAGTVTLTRDGVVATLTLSNPDKLNAFDKPMWQALIPLLRRLGADDTVRAVVLRGAGGRAFSPGADISEFETERNSPEQGADYGVLMDEGLTLLRELPHPTLAAIQGACCGIGLAVALACDLRVCTANSRFGVPVSRLGISMALPELKLLHDIAGGPAALEILLEGRVFGAEEAKDKRLVHRLVTDEAFEGEIAATCERIAGGAPLAARLHKQFVRRLSDPAPLSEAEIAECYHCFGTEDFREGYRAFLEKRKPVFKGR, encoded by the coding sequence ATGGCCGGCACCGTGACCCTGACCCGCGATGGCGTCGTCGCCACGCTGACCCTCAGCAACCCCGACAAGCTGAACGCCTTCGACAAGCCGATGTGGCAGGCGCTGATCCCGCTGCTGCGCCGGCTCGGCGCCGACGACACGGTGCGCGCGGTGGTGCTGCGCGGGGCCGGCGGGCGGGCCTTCAGCCCCGGCGCCGACATCTCCGAATTCGAGACGGAGCGCAACAGCCCCGAACAGGGCGCCGACTACGGCGTGCTGATGGACGAGGGGCTGACCCTGCTGCGCGAGTTGCCGCACCCGACGCTGGCGGCCATCCAGGGCGCCTGCTGCGGCATCGGGCTGGCCGTCGCGCTGGCCTGCGACCTGCGGGTCTGCACGGCGAACAGCCGCTTCGGCGTGCCGGTCAGCCGGCTCGGCATCTCCATGGCGTTGCCGGAGTTGAAGCTGCTCCACGACATCGCGGGCGGCCCGGCGGCGCTGGAAATCCTGCTGGAGGGCCGCGTCTTCGGCGCGGAGGAGGCCAAGGACAAGCGGCTGGTCCACCGCCTCGTGACCGATGAAGCCTTCGAGGGCGAGATCGCCGCGACCTGCGAACGCATCGCCGGGGGCGCCCCGCTGGCCGCCCGGCTGCACAAGCAGTTCGTCCGCCGCCTGTCCGACCCCGCCCCGCTGTCGGAGGCGGAGATCGCCGAATGCTACCACTGCTTCGGCACGGAGGATTTCCGCGAGGGCTACCGGGCGTTCCTGGAGAAACGCAAACCGGTCTTCAAGGGACGGTGA